A region from the Sulfurivermis fontis genome encodes:
- a CDS encoding alpha/beta hydrolase, with protein MKRLLTALLLLASLGNAQAETLTLPHQGLQVSAELERAGDDWKAGPVILMLHGTLAHNRMEIISTLQQAFLERGYSSLAVNLSLGLSAREGMYDCAAPHRHLHTDAVDEVGLWLDWLKGQGVQSVVLFGHSRGGNQIARYAAAHDSALIRSVVLAAPQTWSAGYDEKNYQTRYGKPLATELKRAEALVAKGQGDTLMQPVDILYCQQTAATAHAFLSYHQPDPRMDTPTVLREVRKPTLVIAGSADETVRDLPERMSAANPGAHAQLVTIDGADHFFLDLYAEELADAAAGFIEAH; from the coding sequence AATGCCCAGGCCGAAACCCTCACCCTTCCCCACCAGGGGCTGCAGGTCAGCGCCGAACTGGAACGGGCCGGCGACGACTGGAAGGCCGGGCCGGTGATCCTGATGCTGCACGGCACCCTGGCGCACAACCGCATGGAGATCATCAGCACCCTGCAGCAGGCCTTTCTTGAGCGCGGCTACAGCTCCCTGGCGGTGAATCTCAGCCTGGGCCTGAGCGCACGCGAGGGCATGTACGACTGCGCCGCGCCGCACCGTCACCTGCACACCGACGCGGTGGACGAGGTCGGGCTGTGGCTGGACTGGCTCAAGGGGCAGGGTGTGCAGTCCGTCGTGCTGTTCGGCCACTCGCGCGGCGGCAACCAGATTGCCCGCTACGCCGCCGCCCACGACAGCGCCCTGATCCGAAGCGTGGTCCTCGCCGCGCCGCAGACCTGGAGTGCCGGCTACGATGAAAAGAACTACCAGACCCGCTACGGCAAACCCCTCGCCACCGAGCTGAAGAGAGCCGAGGCCCTGGTGGCCAAGGGCCAGGGCGACACGCTGATGCAGCCGGTGGATATCCTCTACTGCCAGCAGACCGCCGCCACAGCCCATGCCTTCCTCTCCTACCACCAGCCCGACCCGCGCATGGACACGCCGACCGTGCTGCGCGAGGTGCGCAAACCCACATTGGTGATCGCCGGGTCCGCAGACGAAACCGTACGCGACCTGCCCGAACGCATGAGCGCTGCCAACCCCGGCGCCCATGCCCAACTCGTCACCATCGACGGCGCCGACCACTTCTTCCTCGACCTCTACGCCGAGGAGCTGGCCGACGCCGCAGCGGGGTTCATCGAGGCGCACTGA
- a CDS encoding ligand-binding protein SH3 → MAGSLINNFPHDGVVTINRVILKPGYSVDDLQERVALLCENVKTYHSTTGFVGGFVALNSGAVSNEGSTIGQAVESPLKGKEALIITFWRSFAEHEESHKSPTFQPLFKEVLELCENGNEEIAYEMLWSGAAYDADEARQAQEAKAKYAA, encoded by the coding sequence ATGGCCGGCAGCCTGATCAACAACTTTCCCCACGATGGCGTGGTCACCATCAACCGCGTGATCCTCAAGCCCGGATACTCCGTCGACGACCTGCAGGAGCGCGTCGCCCTGCTGTGCGAAAACGTGAAGACCTACCACTCCACCACCGGCTTCGTCGGCGGCTTCGTCGCCCTCAACAGCGGCGCCGTCTCCAACGAGGGGTCCACCATCGGCCAGGCGGTGGAGAGTCCGCTCAAGGGCAAGGAGGCGCTGATCATCACCTTCTGGCGCTCCTTCGCCGAGCATGAGGAATCGCACAAGTCGCCCACCTTCCAGCCGCTGTTCAAGGAGGTGCTGGAACTGTGCGAAAACGGCAACGAGGAGATCGCCTACGAGATGCTGTGGTCCGGCGCCGCCTATGATGCGGACGAGGCGCGCCAAGCCCAGGAGGCCAAGGCCAAGTACGCCGCGTAA